The following DNA comes from Nocardioides panzhihuensis.
TGTCGCGGGTGTTCCAATACGTGTCGCGTGGTCCTTCGACGTTGTCGGGAAGGATCGCCCGGCAGCTCTCTGCGATCTCCTCGATCTGGCTCATCACGCAGGAGAAGCTGACACTCGTCACCGGCGGCGCTGTCGGCTCGGTGAGCTCGGGCCCGGCGGGGACGAGCAGGACGTCCTGGAACATCCAGCGGCGCAGGTGCACCACCTGTCCAGGGACGCTGAACAGCTCGATGAACCCGAGCCCACGAATCCAGAAGTCCGTCGAGGCCGCCAGGTCGGTGCACGGCACCGTCAGGAACTGAGGCATCCCGTAGATCCCGCGAAACGGGTCTGGGGCCACCGCGTCGCGTCCCGGCTTCGGCACGGGGCTGACCTCGAATGCGTCGTAGTAGTCGCTCATGGGAGGAATCGTTCAGCCTCACGCCGCGTGAGGGTCAAGCCGACCGGCGATCAGGCGATGAGTCTCGCGACCAGGTCGCCCGGCCGGCGTACGCCCTGATCCTGCCTTGTCGACGTGCGCTCGACGACGAAACCGTGCTCGGCGAGCAGGTCTTCGAGCGCTTTTGCCGACCAGTAGTAGGCGGTGTGCACGGCGTGGTCGAACGCCTCGCCAGGCTCGCCGTCGAAGTAGCCGATCAGCGCCGACCCGCCGGGGGAGAGGACGCGGGCGAACTCGCTCAGGATGGCGGGGAGTTCGGCGGGAGGGGTGTGGATGATCGAGTACCACGCCAGGATGCCGCCGACCGACCGGTCCTCCAGCGGGATCGCGGCGAGGTCGGCCTGTTGGAAGGCGATGGCCCCGAAGCGCTCTTGTGCTGATGTGACGAACTCGGCGGAGGCATCCAGGCCGACTACTTCGCGTACGCCTTGGGTGGTGAGCTCTTGGCTCCAGTGGCCGGGGCCGCAGCCGGCGTCCAGGAGGCGGCCGGTCGTGGTGTCACGCCAGGTGGTGATCGTGTCGCGATCTTGTTCGGCGAGCTTGTCGATTGTTCCGAAGAGGTCGATGTATTCAGCTGCTCGGCTGTTGTAGGCGGCGGCGATGTTGTTGGTGGGCATCGGGGTGAGGGTAATGGGTTTTTCGCTCGCTGGCCGCCTTCGTATGGGAGGGGTGGATGTGTGTCCGTTTGGTCTCGTGTCTGGTTCCAGCACGGGTGGGGCCAATACGTTGTCTGGGTTGGGAGATTTAGAAGCAGGGTGTCTGGGCGGGTGCCATTTACCTGTCTTGCGGGCTTCCAGCAGCGGTTCGAGTTTGGGTTGGGATACCTGTCCCTGATCGGGTTCTCGACCTTTTTTCTTCCAGGTTTCGCGTGCTTCCGATCACATAATATGTTATGGTGGGGGTAGGCGTGAACGTGAAGGCCGACCACCTCGACAGAGGCGTGCCTCTCCGCCCGGGAGACAACGGGTGCGGGGTATTCCAGGGGATCCAGGGGCGTGAGCGCTGAGCTGCGAGGGTAAGTAATAGCCCGTGTTTGACGGGCCTCCGGGACCAGCGAACCAAAGCCGGATCTGCGTGTGCAGATCCTTTGAGTTCGTACGTCGGGAGGTGATCGTGATGACCGCACTGCAACAGCCGCAGCATCCTGTGCTGGAGGCCGTGGTCGCGATCACCGCCTCCCTGGACCAGGTCGCCGATGCGAATCCGTCGTTCATGGCGACCGATCAGAAGGCCGCCACTCTGATCGAGATCGCCCGGGCCAAAGCCCAGTTGGCGGAGCTCGAGCTGCGGGTGATGGCGACTGTTGATGATGTGGCGGCGGACAGCGCGGCTCGTGATGTGGCCGCGTGGCTGCATCACCACACCCACCAACGCCCCGAGGCCCTGCGAGCCGACCTACGGCTCGCGGCCGCACTGGACCGGACCTATGGCCGGGTCGCGGCCGCGATGCGCGCCGGGGACTGCAACCTCTCCCAAGCAGAGGTGATCGTCGCGGCGCTCGACGAACTGCCTGCCGGCCTTGACCCCGAGGTCAAGGACCGGGCCGAAGAGGCCCTGGTCGGGTACGCGACCCAGTTCGACCCCACCCGACTCCGCCGCCTCGGACGCCGCATCCTCGACCTCATCGCCCCCGAGATCGCCGAGGCCGAAGAAGCCAAACGCCTCGCGGCCGAGGAAGCCCACGCCCGCAAGAAGACCCGCCTAGCCATGCGCCGGCTCGGGGACGGAACCACCCGCATCTCCGCGGTCATCCCGGATGCAGTTGCGGACCGGCTGGCCACCAATCTGGAGGCCTTCGCCTCGCCGCGGCGCGATGACGGCACCCGCACCGACACAGGCGAATACCTGCCCTATGGCCGCAGGCTCGGACGAGCGTTCTGCCAGATGCTCGAGACCTTGGACCCGGCAAGGCTGCCCATCCATGGCGGGGACGCGACCACGGTGATCGTGACCATCGACCTCGACCAGCTCCGCACCGACGCCGGCATCGGCCAGATCGTGGGCGGCAGCCCGATCACCGCAGCCGAAGCCCGCCGCCTGGCCTGCACCGCGAACATCATCCCCGCCGTGCTCGGCGGTGCCTCCGAGGTTCTCGACCTCGGCCGCAAGGAACGCTTCTTCACCGCAGCTCAACGCCGAGCTCTCCTGCTCAGGTCTGCGACCTGTGAGGCCGAGGGCTGCGATATCCCCGGCACCTGGGCCGAAGCCCACCACTGGCTCGCCTGGGCACAAGGAGGCCAAACAGATCTCGAGAATGCCGCCCTGCTCTGTTCCCATCACCACCACCGCGCACATGACGCGGCGTACGTTCACGAACGCCTGCCCAACGGCGACATCCGCTTCGCCAGACGCAGATAGGCCCACCGATCGCGCCGAGGCGCAGAGTGGTTGCGTCTGTCTCGTGCCCGCTTCGTGGAAGCGGGTAGTGCTGGCATGCCGAACCGCCTAGAATTTGCGCATGCATGCAAATACGCAACCTCCGGTCTGGGGAGACGATGTCGTCACCCTCGCTGTCGAGGTGCTGAGGATGCTGGCTGATCCCACTCGCCTTCAGGTGGCGGGGCTGTTGCTGGACGAGGAGCGGTCGGTCTCGGAGCTTGCCGGCATCTTGGACAAGCCGGTGCCGGGGGTCTCGCAGCATCTGGCGAAGATGCGGATGGCGCGTCTGGTGACGACCCGCAAGGAGGGGACCTCGGTGCTCTATCGGGTCGAGAACGGACATGTGCGCCAGCTGGTCCTCGACACGATCGGTCACGTCGAGCATCTCTTGGACCAGGTCCCGGCGCATCATCGGTCCGCCGAGGAGCCGGCATGACCCATACGCTGCACGATCACTCACGCGACCATGCCCACGGCCACAGCCACGACCATCACCGCCACGACCATGCGCACATAGGCCGGTGGGCCAGGGTCCGGCATGCGGTCTCGGACGTGTTCGGGACGCACTCCCATGATGCGGCGGACCAGGTCGACGAAGCGCTCGAGGCCGACGTGCGTGGCCGGCGGGCGTTGTGGATCAGCCTTGGTGTCCTCGCCCTGACGGCCGCAGTCCAGGCGGTCGTCGTGGCTCTGACCGGGTCGGTGGCTCTGCTGGGCGACACGCTCCACAATGTCGCGGACGCGCTGACGGCGGTGCCGTTGCTCGTGGCGTTCTGGCTTGCCCGGCGTCCGGCGAACGACCGCTTCACCTATGGGTACGGTCGGGCCGAGGATCTCGCCGGTCTCTTCGTCGTCGCCATGATCGCGCTGTCCAGCATCTTGGCCGGCTGGGAGGCCATCGACCGGCTCTTCCATCCGCGCGAGGTCGAGCACGCCTGGGCGGTCGCCGCGGCCGGCGTGGTCGGGTTCTGTGGCAACGAGCTCGTCGCGCGCTACCGGATCCGGGTGGGGCGACAGATCGGCTCGGCGGCCCTGGTCGCGGACGGGCTCCACGCTCGTACGGACGGTTTCACCTCGCTGGCCGTCGTCTTGGGCGCTGTCGGGGTCGCGGCCGGGCTGCCTTGGGCCGACCCGCTGGTCGGGCTGCTGATCGCGGTCGCGATCCTCGGTGTGCTGCGCTCCGCGCTCAAGCAGGTCGGCGCGCGGTTGATGGACGCGGTCACCCCCGAGGACGTACGCAGGGCGAGGGCGGCGGTGAGCACCGTGGAAGGCGTCCTCGAGGTCCGCAGCCTGAGGCTGCGCTGGATCGGGCACACCCTCCATGCCGACGGCGACATCGTCGTGCCCTCGGACCTCCGTGTCTCCGCGGGTCATGACATCGCCCATCATGCCGAGGAGCACCTTCTGGAGGCGCTGCCCCGGCTCACCAGCGTCGTCCTGCACGTCAGCCCCGAAGGAACGCACTGACGGCTGCCTCTAGGCTCTGGCCTGATGAACATCTTCGAATTCGACGGTAAGAGTCCGCAGATCCACCCCGACGCCTGGGTGGCGCCGACGGCGACGTTGATCGGTGACGTACGCCTCGGGCCGGAGGCCAGCGTCTGGTACGGCGCCGTGCTGCGCGCCGACATCGGGCCGATCATCATCGGCGAGGGCTCCAACGTGCAGGACAACTCGGTGCTGCACGTACGTCCCGGCTCCTCCCTCGAGCTCGGGCCGCACAGCACGATCGCGCATGGTTGCGTGGTGCATGGGGACCGGATCGGGGCCGGGTCGCTGATCGGCAACGGGGCGGTCGTCTCCGACGGCGTGGTCATCGGCGACGGCTGCCTGATCGCCGCCGGCGCGATGGTGGTCGAGGGGACCGAGGTGCCCGACCACAGCCTGGTGATGGGTGTGCCGGCCAAGGTGCGCGGCACCATCGAGCCCGGCACCAACCCCGCGGCGATCCTGGAGCTCAACGCGCCGGGCTACGTGGCCCTCATGAAAGAGCACAGTATGAAGCTGCACCGCGCAACCGTACGCCCGATTCAACCCTGACCCTGAAGTTGAGGTTGAGGGTTGTCGAGGTTGAGGGTTACGCCGCGCCGCAGGCCACGCAGTGGAGCGAGCCGACCCGACGGTCGGCCTCGCAGGCCGAGCACGGGGCGATGGTCTCGCGGCCGCAGCCCTCGCAGTGCTTGCCGCGGACCGGGTAGCCGCAGTAGGGGCAGTCGCCCTTGCGTACGCGCATAGCGGGGATCCGCTTGGCGAGGAGTCGCTGGACGGCGACGAAGACACCGACGGTCGCCACCGCGCCGAACAGCGACAGGATGAGCGGGCCGAAGTCGGCGTACTCGAAGGTGTAGTGGAAGGCGAAGACCAAGGCCATGATCACCCCGGTCGCGGCGAGCGCGAAGCCGAGCGGGAGGAACCGGGAGCCGCTGCGGCGCAGCCGGTAGAGGACCCAGAAGCCGACCAGGCAGAGCAGGATGATGAAGCCGAGGCGGATCCCGATCTGGATCGCCTCGTGGCCGGGGATCTCGCACGGCATCACGCCGTCGTTGCACTTGTCCCACTCCATGTGGCGCGGCCACCAGCCGGCGACCTTGATGTAGAACCACACGGTGCCGACGAGCAGGAAGGCGGTCAGGGCGACCGCCAGGAACCGCTCGGTGCGGGTCGACTCGACCTCGTCGGCGGCGATCGGGGTCTTCATGGCGTGCTCCTGTGGGCTCTGGTGCGGGGGTGGAAGCCGACCTCGAGGCGGCAGTCGAGAGCGGCGGCCACCCGGAGGAGGGTGTCGATCTTGGGCGGACGGGACCCGGACTCCAGCCGCGCGATCGCCGACTGGGTCGTGCCGCAGAGCTCGGCGAGCTCGCGCTGGGACAGGCCCCGCGCGACCCGGTGCTCGGTGACCTGGGCGGCGATCCCGACGTAGAACGCGGTGTCCTCGTCGTCGGTGCTCATGATATCGAAGCTATCGCAGTTCTGCTATGGCTGTGCATAGCAGGCCTGCTATGGATTCGGTGAGACGATTCGGGAGCGGGGCAGCGTACGGCCTAGGCTTGACGCTTGTGAAGACGTTCGACGAGCTCTGGGCCGAGCTGAGCGAGAAGGCCCGGACCCGACCTGAAGGATCCGGCACCGTGGCGCAGCTCGACGCCGGGGTCCATGCGATCGGGAAGAAGCTGGTCGAGGAGGCCGCCGAGTCCTGGATGGCGGCCGAGTACGAGGGCAAGGAAGCAACCGCGGAGGAGATCTCCCAGCTGCTCTACCACGCCCAGGTGCTCATGCTCGCCAGCGGAATCTCGATCGACGACGTCTACTCACACCTCTGAGGAACTCCATGAACTCCGAAAGCCCCAGTCCGCAGGAAGCGACCCGCCCGCTGCGGATCGCGGTGCCCAACAAGGGCTCGCTGTCCACCTCCGCCTCCGAGCTGCTGCGCGAGGCGGGCTATCGCCAGCGCGACGACAGCAAGCGTCTGACCCTCATCGACGACGAGAACGGCGTCGAGTTCTTCTACCTGCGTCCGCGCGACATCGCGCTCTACGTCGGCGAGGGCACCCTCGACATCGGCATCACCGGCCGTGACCTGCTCCTGGACTCCGGCGCCAAGGCCGACGAGGTCATCGGGCTCGGCTTCGGCCGGTCCCGGTTCCACTTCGCCGGCCGCGCCGGCGCCTTCACCTCGGTCGAGGAGCTCCGCGGCAAGCGGATCGCGACCTCGTACGTCGGGGTCGTCTCCGACTTCCTCGAGCGCGAGGGGATCGATGCCAGCGTGACCCGCCTCGACGGCGCCGTGGAGACCTCCATCCAGCTCGGCGTCGCCGACGCCATCGCCGACGTGGTCGAGACCGGCTCGACGATGCGGCAGGCCGGCCTGGAGATCTTCGGCGAGCCGATCATGCGCTCCGAGGCCGTGGTGATCACCCGGTCGGGCGCGCAGCTGCCGGCGGAGTACGAGACGTTCAAGCGCCGTCTGGACGGCGTCCTGATCGCGCGCAGCTACGTGATGATGGACTACGACATCCGTGCCGAGTTCCTCGCCGAGGCCTCCGCGATGACCCCCGGTCTCGAGGGACCGACGGTCAGCCCGCTGCACCGCGAGGGGTGGGTCGCCGTCCGCGCGATGGTGCCGCGGGCGGGGTCGCAGAAGCTGATGGACGACCTCTACGCCGTGGGTGCCCGAGCCATTCTGCTGACGGAGATCAATGCCTGCCGGATCTGACCCTGCCGAGCCTGACCCTGACCGGACGGCCCTGCCGGTGACACTTCCGCACACCTGGCGTCCGCTCGGTGTCCGCGTGATGGCCTGGTTCCTCGTCGCCGCGCTCGGAGTGATGTGCACGCTGGTCTGGGTCGGCTTCACGCCCGAGATCAAGGCCCAGGTCACCATGTTCGAGCGACTGACCTTCGGGGCTGTGGGGCTCGGGATCGTCGTCTGTGTGCACGCGCTGACCCGGTCGCGAGTGGTCGCCCATGAGGGCGGCCTCACCGTCGTCAACGGCTACAAGCGTCGTGATCTGGAGTGGGCCGAGATCCTCGCGATCAACTTCCCCCGAGGTGCGCCGTGGCCCAACATCGATCTGGCCTCCGGTCACAACATCTCCGTCCACGGGATCCAGGCCTCCGACGGCGGCTCGTCGAAGAAAGCCGTGCGTACACTGCGGACGCTGGTCGACGAGCTCTCCTGATCGGCGGAGATGACCGGTCGGCGAACCGCGCACGACGCTTCACCCAATCCTGACCAGAACGGCTGACCTGCGGCGACGGCTGGCCTAGCGTGCTTTCCGTGACCTCTACGTCGTGGACTCGCCTCGCTGCTCCTGGCCTCACCCTGGGCGCCGTCATCGCACTCGCAACGCTGGCTCCGGCCGAGGCCGCGCCGGTGCACCCCGTCGGCACCTGGGGTGCCTCGGCCGACATGGTGGGCGGTGCGGTCGGCACCGTCGGTCTGGTGGACCGGTCGGTGCGCAACCTGGTGCACAACTCGCTGGGTGGCTCCGGCGTACGCATCACCCTCTCCAACGTGTTCGGCGACCGCCCGGTGACCTTCGCCTCGGCACACCTCGGTCTGGCCGGGGACGGGGCCGCGGTGGTGCCCGGCACGAACCGGCCGGTGACCTTCGGGGGCGCCGACGAGGTCACCGTCGCCCCGGGCACCGAGGTGCTCAGCGACCCGGTCGACGCGACGGTGCCGGCCGATACGACCCTCGCGGTGAGCTTCCACGTCGTCGGCGAGAGCGGCCCGATCACCGGGCACGACGTGGCCACGCAGACCTCCTACGTCTCCGGGACGGCCGGCGACGACGTGGCCGGCCAGGAGTCGGGCACGTCGTTCACGACGCAGATCTCCAGCTGGTACTGGGTCGAGAGCGTCGTCGTCGAGAAGCCCCGCCGGGTCAGGACCGCGGTGCTCTTCGGCGACTCGATCACCGACGGCAACGGCTCCACGGTCGGAGCCAACCGGCGCTACCCCGACGTGCTGGCCGACCGGGTGGCGACGAGCCGGTTCGCCGGCCGGTTCGGGGTGATGAACGAGGGTATCTCCGCCAACCGCGTCCTGGCCGACAGCTCCGGCGGGGAGCGTGCTCTGGACCGCTTCCGCCGAGATGTGCTCGAGCAGCCCGGGGTCGCCACGGTCGTGGTGCTGGCGGGCATCAACGACATCCGCTGGGACCAGGCCGACGAGGCCTCCGACCTGATCGTCGCCTACCGCGACCTGATCGCGCAGGCGCACGCGGAGGACGTCTGCGTCGTGGGCGCGACCCTGACGCCGTACGAGGGTGGCAGCCGCTACACCCCCGCGCGCGACCGGATCCGGGCCGCGGTCAACGACTGGATCAGGACCTCCGGTGAGTTCGACGGTGTCGCCGACTTCGACGCCGCCACCCGTGACCCGGCTCGGCCGGCACGGTTCCTTCCCGCGTACGACTCCGGGGACCATCTCCACCCCGGCGACGCCGGCTATGCGGCGATGGCAGAGGCGGTCGACCTGTCGTTGCTGGACTGCGACCGCTGAGCGGTCAGCGCCGCCCGACGAGCACGCAGAGCGTGATCGCCGACAGTGCCAGCGAGATGGTGGCGCCGGCCGCGTTGGGGGCGAACAATGCCGGGATGCTGACCAGCCCGGCGATGTCGAAGCCGCGGACGGCATTGGTGAACAGCGTGACCGGCATGGCGCCCATCGGGGTCGAGACCATCGCCGAGGCGTAGTCCGGAGGTGGCGCGGCCAGCCACCGGGTCAGCGCCGCCAGCGCGCCGAGTCCGACAGCGGGTGCCAGGAGCGGGTGCGGGAGCGCCCACAGAGAGCCCAGGCCGTACGCGAGCAGCAGCGCCATCGGCACCACGAGCGCGCCGGCCCTCAGCTGCCAGGACCGGGCGCCCAGCAGCCGGACCAGGCCGCCCGAGCGGGACAGCACCCGCAGGCCGGCACCGAGCGGGACGGCCGCCCAGAACCCGAGCACCACCATCACCGGCACCATCAGGGCACCGGCCCCGGCCTCGGCGAGCGCGTACGCCGGCACGACCGCTGCCGCCAGGACCAGCACGCGCACTGGTGCCCGGCGCAGCCTGATGAGATCAGCGGTGACCAGTGCGAGCGGCCCCCGCGGTCCCCACGGACGGCGGGACCGGACGACAGCGCGCTGCCTGCTGGTGTGCTGCAGGACGACATCGTAGGCCAGAGCGGTGTCGAGGCCGGCGAGCGCACCGGAGAGGCCGTTGGCCAACCCGTGCCCGCGGGTCAGCTCGCGGCGCCGTAGGCGCCCGAGACGACGGTGGCCGAGCGCAGCCACCGAGCCCGCGAGAGGCGTCAGCGCGGCGGGCGCCAGCCACCACCACGCGCTGGCGGGTGGCGCGAACCCGCTCGTGATCCCGGCTGCCACCCCGGCCAGAGCGGCGAGGGCAGCGAGCGCGGCGATCGGACCGATCATCCGCCAGGCCGAACGGGTTCGGGACTGGGCGACGGCGCCGCCTGCGTACGTCATCGACCCGAGCGCCGCGGCGGCGAGCGCCAGGGCGCCGACGGTCGTCAGCGCCCACCCGGCCGTGACGGCGGCGAGGGCCGCCGGGACCGCCGCGGTCGCAGCAGCGAGAAGCACCATCGCCCAGTACTGCCGCCACAGCCACCGGCCGCGGTCCACCGGCGTCGAGAGCACCATCGCCGAGGTCGCCGGAGACGACATGAGCGGCCCCAGGAGCCGCAGCACCGCGGCGCCCAGCGCCAGCCAGATCAAGACGACGAGCACCGGCCCCGCGGTGCGCGTGCCGACGCAGGTCTCGCTCGCGCAGACGGCGACAGCCTGCCCGGCGTTGACGACCGCGCTCACCAGCCCCGAGCCGAAGATGAGGACCGTGAGCAGAGCGAGGTACGCCTGGTAGAGGATCTCTCCCCACGGCGCCGTGACCCGCCCGCGACGCCAGGATCGGATCAGCCCGCGGATCTCGGCGGGTGTCGGCGGGAGGGTGCTGGCGTCCACGCCCCGGTGGGTGCTCATTCGGTGATCATTCGGCGCTGGCCGGGGAGCCGAGGCGGACGACCTCGTCGGCCACGGCCTCGATGAGCGCCGGCTGATGGCTGGCGAACAGGATCCCGACCCCAGCCTCCTTCTCGCGCGCGAGCAGCCCGGCGAGCCAGAGCGCGCCGTCGGCGTCGAGCCGCTGCTCGGGCTCGTCGAGCAGGAGGAGCCGACGCGGCCGCACCAGCATCGAGGCGAGGCCGAGCCGCTGGCGCTGCCCCGAGGAGAGCGATCCGGGCAGCTGGCTCGCCTGGCCGGTCAGGCCCACCTCGTCGAGCACACGGTCGACGGTGCCCGTCGGATCCTCGACCCGATGGGCGTGCGCGACGAGGTCGAGGTGCTCGACCACCGCGAGGTCGGGGAAGAGATCCAGGTCGTCGAGGAGCGTAGCGACGTCGCGGCGGACCCGCGCGGACCGCTCGTCGTAGGACTCGTCATCGAGCAGGACCTCGCCGGCCGTCGGCTGATCGGCACCGGCGACGCACCGCAGCAGGGTCGACTTGCCCGACCCGTTCGCGCCGGTGAGCGCGATCGCCTGACCGGGCTCGAGGACGAGGTCGATCCCGTCGAGGACCGCGTTCTCCCCGTAGGTCCTGCTGAGCCCGGAGACTTTCAGCAAGGTCATCGGAGCGCGGTGATGCCCCAGGAGACCTCGAGACGCTCGTCGGGAGCGAGCTCGATCAGGTCGGTGCCCGAGTTGAAAGCGTCCGGGGGAGCGGTCATCGGCTCGACCGCGAGGCTGCCTCGCGCGGGTGACTGGTCGTCGGCGCTGTAGACCATCAGCCACGGGTGGCGCTCGTCGACCCAGAGCTCGACGCCACCGTCCGGTCCTTGGATGGTGACCCTTGCCCGCCCGTCATCGTCGCGGTCGAGATCGGTGAAGGCGTGGTCGAGCACGACGTCGCCGATGGTCTTGGCGGAGGTGAAGTCGTAGGCCGTCGACGCTGTCGCCTCGCTCGCCGTGGGCAGCTTGCGCTCGGGATCCGACAGCACGCGGGTGCGGGCCGGGAGGGTGAGGGTCCAGGCGTCGACCGGGCCGGCGCCGACGGCGAGATACGGGTGGGCACCGGAGGCGTACGGCGCAGGGGAGTCGGCGTGGTTGGTCGCGGACTGGGTCACCGTGAGGCCGTCGGGCCCGATCGCGTACGTCACCTCCAGGTCGAGCGTCCAGGGGTAGCCGCTCTGCGCCATCAGCCGGGTCGCGAGGGTGACCGAGCTCTTGGACTCCTCGATGGGCAGCCACTGCGCCCACCGCACCAGCCCGTGGGAGGCGTTGTTGCGCGAGGCCTCGGTGAGCCCGAGCTGGTAGCTCTTCCCGGCGAACTCGTAGCGGCCGTCGCGGATCCGGTTGGGCCACGGCGCCAGCAGCTGTCCCTTGCCACCGCTGGACTGCTCGTCGTCGCCGAAACCGGCGACCAGCTCCCGCCCCTCGTAGGACAGCAGCCGCAGCGCGCCACCACTCTCCGTCACCGTCGCGGTGTAGCCCCCGCCGTCGATCGTGAACTGCTCTCCACTCGGTCTAAGCACGTACACAGGCTATCCAGGGGCCGGAGCCGTCCCGGTCGACGGGCCGGGCTAGGTCGCCACGATGATGTCGGCGCGGGCGGCGGTCTGGTCGCGGGCGAAGTGTTCGGTCTCGGCCGCCGCCCAGGCTTCCCAGTGGGGCGCGAAGGTGTCGCCGTCGCGGTCGATGCCGCGTCGCCGTCGCTCGTCCTCG
Coding sequences within:
- a CDS encoding VOC family protein; translation: MSDYYDAFEVSPVPKPGRDAVAPDPFRGIYGMPQFLTVPCTDLAASTDFWIRGLGFIELFSVPGQVVHLRRWMFQDVLLVPAGPELTEPTAPPVTSVSFSCVMSQIEEIAESCRAILPDNVEGPRDTYWNTRDIEVITPERTRVIFTAAKQYEATSEGARNLGAMGIPAPSES
- a CDS encoding class I SAM-dependent methyltransferase, with the translated sequence MPTNNIAAAYNSRAAEYIDLFGTIDKLAEQDRDTITTWRDTTTGRLLDAGCGPGHWSQELTTQGVREVVGLDASAEFVTSAQERFGAIAFQQADLAAIPLEDRSVGGILAWYSIIHTPPAELPAILSEFARVLSPGGSALIGYFDGEPGEAFDHAVHTAYYWSAKALEDLLAEHGFVVERTSTRQDQGVRRPGDLVARLIA
- a CDS encoding HNH endonuclease signature motif containing protein, with the protein product MTALQQPQHPVLEAVVAITASLDQVADANPSFMATDQKAATLIEIARAKAQLAELELRVMATVDDVAADSAARDVAAWLHHHTHQRPEALRADLRLAAALDRTYGRVAAAMRAGDCNLSQAEVIVAALDELPAGLDPEVKDRAEEALVGYATQFDPTRLRRLGRRILDLIAPEIAEAEEAKRLAAEEAHARKKTRLAMRRLGDGTTRISAVIPDAVADRLATNLEAFASPRRDDGTRTDTGEYLPYGRRLGRAFCQMLETLDPARLPIHGGDATTVIVTIDLDQLRTDAGIGQIVGGSPITAAEARRLACTANIIPAVLGGASEVLDLGRKERFFTAAQRRALLLRSATCEAEGCDIPGTWAEAHHWLAWAQGGQTDLENAALLCSHHHHRAHDAAYVHERLPNGDIRFARRR
- a CDS encoding ArsR/SmtB family transcription factor, with the translated sequence MHANTQPPVWGDDVVTLAVEVLRMLADPTRLQVAGLLLDEERSVSELAGILDKPVPGVSQHLAKMRMARLVTTRKEGTSVLYRVENGHVRQLVLDTIGHVEHLLDQVPAHHRSAEEPA
- a CDS encoding cation diffusion facilitator family transporter codes for the protein MTHTLHDHSRDHAHGHSHDHHRHDHAHIGRWARVRHAVSDVFGTHSHDAADQVDEALEADVRGRRALWISLGVLALTAAVQAVVVALTGSVALLGDTLHNVADALTAVPLLVAFWLARRPANDRFTYGYGRAEDLAGLFVVAMIALSSILAGWEAIDRLFHPREVEHAWAVAAAGVVGFCGNELVARYRIRVGRQIGSAALVADGLHARTDGFTSLAVVLGAVGVAAGLPWADPLVGLLIAVAILGVLRSALKQVGARLMDAVTPEDVRRARAAVSTVEGVLEVRSLRLRWIGHTLHADGDIVVPSDLRVSAGHDIAHHAEEHLLEALPRLTSVVLHVSPEGTH
- a CDS encoding gamma carbonic anhydrase family protein encodes the protein MNIFEFDGKSPQIHPDAWVAPTATLIGDVRLGPEASVWYGAVLRADIGPIIIGEGSNVQDNSVLHVRPGSSLELGPHSTIAHGCVVHGDRIGAGSLIGNGAVVSDGVVIGDGCLIAAGAMVVEGTEVPDHSLVMGVPAKVRGTIEPGTNPAAILELNAPGYVALMKEHSMKLHRATVRPIQP
- a CDS encoding helix-turn-helix domain-containing protein, which codes for MSTDDEDTAFYVGIAAQVTEHRVARGLSQRELAELCGTTQSAIARLESGSRPPKIDTLLRVAAALDCRLEVGFHPRTRAHRSTP
- a CDS encoding phosphoribosyl-ATP diphosphatase, with product MDSVRRFGSGAAYGLGLTLVKTFDELWAELSEKARTRPEGSGTVAQLDAGVHAIGKKLVEEAAESWMAAEYEGKEATAEEISQLLYHAQVLMLASGISIDDVYSHL
- the hisG gene encoding ATP phosphoribosyltransferase, translating into MNSESPSPQEATRPLRIAVPNKGSLSTSASELLREAGYRQRDDSKRLTLIDDENGVEFFYLRPRDIALYVGEGTLDIGITGRDLLLDSGAKADEVIGLGFGRSRFHFAGRAGAFTSVEELRGKRIATSYVGVVSDFLEREGIDASVTRLDGAVETSIQLGVADAIADVVETGSTMRQAGLEIFGEPIMRSEAVVITRSGAQLPAEYETFKRRLDGVLIARSYVMMDYDIRAEFLAEASAMTPGLEGPTVSPLHREGWVAVRAMVPRAGSQKLMDDLYAVGARAILLTEINACRI
- a CDS encoding PH domain-containing protein; translated protein: MPAGSDPAEPDPDRTALPVTLPHTWRPLGVRVMAWFLVAALGVMCTLVWVGFTPEIKAQVTMFERLTFGAVGLGIVVCVHALTRSRVVAHEGGLTVVNGYKRRDLEWAEILAINFPRGAPWPNIDLASGHNISVHGIQASDGGSSKKAVRTLRTLVDELS
- a CDS encoding SGNH/GDSL hydrolase family protein is translated as MTSTSWTRLAAPGLTLGAVIALATLAPAEAAPVHPVGTWGASADMVGGAVGTVGLVDRSVRNLVHNSLGGSGVRITLSNVFGDRPVTFASAHLGLAGDGAAVVPGTNRPVTFGGADEVTVAPGTEVLSDPVDATVPADTTLAVSFHVVGESGPITGHDVATQTSYVSGTAGDDVAGQESGTSFTTQISSWYWVESVVVEKPRRVRTAVLFGDSITDGNGSTVGANRRYPDVLADRVATSRFAGRFGVMNEGISANRVLADSSGGERALDRFRRDVLEQPGVATVVVLAGINDIRWDQADEASDLIVAYRDLIAQAHAEDVCVVGATLTPYEGGSRYTPARDRIRAAVNDWIRTSGEFDGVADFDAATRDPARPARFLPAYDSGDHLHPGDAGYAAMAEAVDLSLLDCDR
- a CDS encoding DUF6297 family protein → MSTHRGVDASTLPPTPAEIRGLIRSWRRGRVTAPWGEILYQAYLALLTVLIFGSGLVSAVVNAGQAVAVCASETCVGTRTAGPVLVVLIWLALGAAVLRLLGPLMSSPATSAMVLSTPVDRGRWLWRQYWAMVLLAAATAAVPAALAAVTAGWALTTVGALALAAAALGSMTYAGGAVAQSRTRSAWRMIGPIAALAALAALAGVAAGITSGFAPPASAWWWLAPAALTPLAGSVAALGHRRLGRLRRRELTRGHGLANGLSGALAGLDTALAYDVVLQHTSRQRAVVRSRRPWGPRGPLALVTADLIRLRRAPVRVLVLAAAVVPAYALAEAGAGALMVPVMVVLGFWAAVPLGAGLRVLSRSGGLVRLLGARSWQLRAGALVVPMALLLAYGLGSLWALPHPLLAPAVGLGALAALTRWLAAPPPDYASAMVSTPMGAMPVTLFTNAVRGFDIAGLVSIPALFAPNAAGATISLALSAITLCVLVGRR